One window from the genome of Salisaeta longa DSM 21114 encodes:
- the hisH gene encoding imidazole glycerol phosphate synthase subunit HisH, which translates to MVTIIDYGIGNLRSIEKALERVGASVTRTDDPAAIAAADRLVLPGVGAFGACADAIRSRGLEAPLQEAVGRGTPLLGVCVGMQLLFDVGLEHGTHEGLGLLPGRVVHFHKAPAGEADALKVPHMGWNQLAIRRATPLTRDLGDAPYVYFVHSYHAVADSPRDVVATATYGHAFPAIVQRDNVYGVQFHPEKSQLPGLRILQNFATLAPVPA; encoded by the coding sequence ATGGTCACCATCATCGACTACGGGATTGGCAATCTGCGGTCTATCGAGAAGGCGCTGGAGCGCGTGGGCGCGTCGGTCACGCGCACCGATGATCCAGCGGCCATTGCAGCCGCCGATCGGTTGGTCCTACCAGGCGTGGGCGCCTTTGGGGCATGCGCCGACGCCATCCGAAGCCGCGGCCTGGAAGCGCCCCTGCAGGAGGCGGTGGGCCGCGGCACGCCGCTGCTGGGCGTATGTGTGGGCATGCAGCTCCTGTTTGATGTGGGCCTCGAACACGGCACCCACGAGGGGCTCGGCCTCCTGCCCGGCCGCGTGGTGCACTTCCACAAGGCGCCCGCCGGAGAAGCCGACGCCCTCAAGGTGCCGCACATGGGCTGGAACCAGTTGGCCATTCGGCGCGCAACGCCTCTGACGCGCGACCTGGGCGATGCGCCGTACGTCTACTTTGTGCACTCGTATCACGCCGTCGCCGACAGCCCGCGCGATGTCGTGGCGACGGCGACCTACGGACACGCGTTTCCGGCCATCGTGCAGCGCGACAACGTGTATGGCGTCCAGTTCCACCCCGAAAAGAGTCAGTTGCCGGGGCTGCGCATCCTCCAAAACTTTGCCACCCTGGCGCCGGTGCCCGCATAG